One window of Paludibacter propionicigenes WB4 genomic DNA carries:
- the rplS gene encoding 50S ribosomal protein L19 — translation MDLIKVAEQAFLVEKTHPEFKAGDTVTVAYRIIEGSKERVQEFRGDVIKIVGHENKKRFTVRKISSNIGVERIFPLDSPFIESITVNKRGKVRRAKLYYLRALTGKKARIKERRV, via the coding sequence ATGGACTTAATTAAAGTTGCAGAACAAGCATTTCTTGTTGAAAAAACGCATCCTGAATTTAAAGCCGGAGATACCGTAACGGTTGCTTACCGTATTATTGAAGGAAGCAAAGAACGTGTTCAGGAATTTCGTGGTGACGTAATCAAAATCGTTGGACACGAAAACAAAAAACGTTTCACTGTTCGCAAAATTTCAAGCAACATTGGTGTAGAACGTATTTTCCCATTAGATTCACCATTTATCGAAAGTATCACTGTCAACAAACGTGGTAAAGTTCGTCGCGCTAAATTATATTATTTACGTGCACTTACCGGTAAAAAAGCAAGAATCAAAGAAAGACGCGTATAA
- a CDS encoding TlpA family protein disulfide reductase yields MNRILMTLTFSLFLLNLCLGQIPKEAFPLTDSLSDLWHNGETEKAIESSLELYRLYPPMFIESIHNTLAQQLQNDPKLYGQKYLEQLRLKKNDEISNIISPIYLWSKSINEKNENDLKEILKELNSILKDSSNYKSETERYCLLILQELDKKNAIDAKNKEIILHKNINNLEAYPYVNKVIVGRSEGVKRAWHRYLLAYSYNYLYTVKPNVAEYLKKASDYSPDQNDRQYKHAYFYDAALLTGNTREFGFQTKYQKYLVENNLNSEALDLLSDIAFGNPSDYNIKTLREFYEKLKYNRLFTDYWANYIHKKGKPVPKLKIRFEKEELDLTKEPGKWIYIDVWGTWCSPCVKELPELQSFFVENNKSSNSRLEVCTFSFSSQNLSEFMTKNKYTFPVSEIDKRTNDLFEVSGYPTKILISPQGNFIKIPFGVDWKIYIKNYTMM; encoded by the coding sequence ATGAACAGAATATTGATGACATTAACTTTTAGTTTATTCCTCTTGAATTTATGTTTGGGACAAATTCCAAAGGAAGCATTTCCATTGACAGATTCTCTTAGTGACTTATGGCATAATGGAGAAACAGAAAAAGCAATTGAATCCTCTTTGGAATTATATCGTTTGTATCCACCGATGTTTATTGAGAGTATCCATAATACGCTTGCCCAACAACTACAAAATGACCCCAAATTATATGGACAAAAATATTTGGAGCAATTACGACTAAAGAAAAATGATGAAATCAGCAATATCATTTCTCCAATTTATTTATGGAGTAAGTCAATAAATGAAAAAAATGAAAATGATTTAAAAGAGATTTTGAAAGAACTAAATAGCATTTTAAAAGACAGCTCTAATTATAAATCTGAAACCGAAAGATACTGCCTTTTAATTTTACAAGAACTGGATAAGAAAAACGCCATTGATGCTAAAAACAAAGAAATAATCTTACACAAAAATATAAACAATTTGGAAGCATATCCTTATGTCAATAAAGTTATTGTTGGCAGGTCAGAAGGGGTAAAAAGAGCATGGCACAGATATTTATTGGCATATAGTTATAACTATCTGTATACAGTTAAACCCAATGTTGCAGAATACTTAAAAAAAGCTTCTGATTACAGCCCCGACCAAAACGACAGACAATATAAACATGCATATTTTTATGACGCTGCTCTTTTGACAGGTAATACAAGAGAGTTCGGTTTTCAAACAAAATATCAAAAGTATTTGGTTGAGAATAATCTCAATTCTGAGGCATTAGATTTATTGAGCGACATAGCTTTTGGCAACCCCTCAGATTACAACATAAAAACATTACGGGAATTTTATGAAAAATTAAAATACAACAGATTATTTACTGACTATTGGGCTAATTATATTCATAAAAAGGGCAAACCAGTTCCAAAACTAAAAATACGATTTGAAAAAGAAGAATTAGACTTAACTAAGGAACCTGGTAAATGGATTTATATTGATGTTTGGGGAACTTGGTGTAGTCCATGTGTAAAAGAATTGCCCGAATTACAATCCTTTTTTGTTGAGAATAATAAAAGTAGTAATTCAAGATTAGAGGTTTGCACATTTTCGTTTAGTTCTCAAAACTTGTCGGAATTTATGACTAAAAATAAATATACATTTCCAGTTAGCGAGATTGACAAACGAACTAATGATTTATTTGAGGTCTCTGGATATCCAACAAAAATATTGATTTCACCACAAGGCAACTTCATAAAGATACCTTTTGGAGTTGACTGGAAAATATATATTAAAAATTACACAATGATGTAA
- a CDS encoding ABC transporter ATP-binding protein, whose product MIEVKNVDKSFDGNHVLKSVSAVFETGKTNMIIGASGSGKTVLMKSVIGLHRIDNGRIEYDGRNLPDMRMSDIRILRREVGMLFQGSALFDSLSVLENVMYPLEMFSSTTKDEMEARAIFCLKHVSLAEKSYGLAPSEISGGMQKRVAIARAIALQPKYLFCDEPNSGLDPKTSLIIDQLIHEITHEFGMTTIINSHDMNSVMEIGENIVFIEKGEKAWQGNKDDIFHVDNKALNDFVFASQLFKQVRKANQ is encoded by the coding sequence ATGATTGAAGTAAAGAACGTAGATAAATCTTTTGATGGTAACCATGTTTTGAAAAGCGTTTCGGCGGTTTTTGAAACAGGAAAAACCAACATGATAATTGGTGCCAGCGGTTCGGGCAAAACCGTTTTAATGAAAAGCGTCATCGGACTACATCGCATTGACAACGGACGGATTGAATACGATGGACGTAATCTGCCTGATATGCGGATGAGCGACATTCGTATCCTGCGCAGGGAAGTGGGTATGTTATTTCAGGGTTCAGCTCTGTTTGATTCCTTGAGTGTGCTCGAAAATGTCATGTATCCACTGGAAATGTTTTCGTCTACCACCAAAGATGAAATGGAAGCACGTGCCATATTCTGTCTTAAACACGTTAGTCTTGCCGAAAAATCCTATGGCTTGGCTCCTTCAGAAATAAGTGGTGGTATGCAAAAACGAGTTGCTATTGCCCGTGCCATTGCTTTGCAACCAAAGTATCTGTTTTGCGATGAGCCAAACTCCGGACTCGACCCTAAAACATCGCTAATTATAGATCAACTTATTCATGAGATTACTCACGAATTTGGAATGACTACCATTATAAATTCCCACGATATGAACTCGGTAATGGAAATAGGGGAAAATATTGTTTTTATCGAAAAAGGAGAAAAGGCCTGGCAGGGAAACAAAGATGACATTTTCCACGTTGATAATAAGGCGCTGAACGATTTTGTATTTGCGTCGCAATTATTCAAACAAGTTAGAAAAGCAAATCAATGA
- a CDS encoding fumarate hydratase codes for MAKEFKYQEPFPLGKEKTEYYLLTKDHVSVSEFEGQEILKVEPEALTMLARAAMRDCSFLLRPEHQKQVAAILADPEASENDKYVALTMLRNAEIAAKGILPFCQDTGTATVYAKKGSNVWTNGTDEEALSKGIYETYTEENLRYSQNAALNMYDEVNTGTNLPAQIDLVAGHGNEYKFLFIAKGGGSANKSYLFQETKALLNPASLEKFLTEKMKTLGTAACPPYHIAFVIGGTSADACMKTVKLASTKYYDELPTEGNELGQAFRDVEMEQKVLKQAQASGFGAQFGGKYFAHDVRIVRLSRHGASCFVGMAVSCSADRNIKGKINKDGVWVERMEDNPGALIPEELRNEGEGNAVKIDLNLPMKEILATLSKYPVATRLSLNGTIVVGRDIAHAKLKELIDAGKPLPQYVKDHPIYYAGPAKTPKGMPSGSFGPTTAGRMDSYVDLFQENGGSLIMIAKGNRTQQVTDACKKYGGFYLGSIGGPAAILAQQNIKKVECLEYPELGMEAIWKIEVENFPAFILVDDKGNDFFKQIKPTMVC; via the coding sequence ATGGCAAAAGAATTTAAGTACCAGGAACCATTTCCACTGGGAAAAGAAAAAACCGAATACTATTTACTTACCAAAGACCATGTTTCGGTATCTGAATTTGAAGGACAGGAAATCCTGAAAGTAGAACCGGAAGCATTGACCATGTTGGCTCGTGCTGCCATGCGCGACTGCTCATTCCTGCTGCGCCCCGAACATCAAAAACAAGTGGCTGCTATCCTTGCTGATCCCGAAGCCAGCGAAAACGACAAGTACGTGGCGTTGACCATGCTTCGCAATGCTGAGATTGCTGCTAAAGGCATCCTTCCTTTCTGTCAGGACACAGGAACTGCTACCGTTTATGCTAAAAAAGGAAGCAATGTTTGGACCAACGGTACAGACGAAGAAGCCCTTTCGAAAGGTATCTACGAAACATATACCGAAGAAAACCTGCGTTACTCGCAAAACGCAGCGCTCAACATGTACGACGAAGTGAACACCGGCACCAACCTGCCTGCTCAAATTGACCTTGTAGCCGGACATGGAAACGAATACAAATTCTTGTTTATTGCCAAAGGTGGTGGCTCGGCCAATAAATCATACCTTTTCCAGGAAACCAAAGCATTGCTTAACCCGGCTTCGTTGGAAAAATTCCTGACCGAAAAAATGAAAACGCTGGGTACTGCGGCTTGTCCTCCTTACCACATTGCTTTCGTTATTGGCGGAACTTCGGCCGATGCTTGTATGAAAACCGTAAAACTGGCTTCGACTAAATATTACGACGAACTTCCAACTGAAGGAAACGAGCTTGGACAAGCTTTCCGCGACGTGGAAATGGAGCAAAAAGTTCTGAAACAAGCACAAGCTTCGGGCTTCGGCGCTCAGTTTGGAGGTAAGTATTTTGCTCACGATGTGCGTATCGTTCGCTTGTCGCGCCACGGTGCTTCCTGCTTTGTAGGTATGGCTGTTTCGTGCTCTGCCGACCGTAACATCAAAGGTAAAATCAACAAAGACGGTGTTTGGGTTGAACGCATGGAAGATAATCCGGGAGCTTTGATTCCTGAAGAATTGCGTAACGAAGGCGAAGGAAATGCTGTAAAAATAGATTTGAACCTGCCAATGAAAGAGATTTTGGCTACTTTGTCTAAATATCCTGTTGCAACACGCCTTTCATTGAACGGAACTATCGTGGTGGGTCGTGATATTGCACACGCCAAGCTGAAAGAATTGATTGATGCAGGCAAACCGCTTCCTCAATACGTGAAAGACCATCCGATTTACTATGCAGGTCCTGCTAAAACGCCTAAAGGAATGCCTTCCGGTTCGTTTGGTCCTACCACCGCCGGTCGTATGGATTCGTACGTGGATTTATTTCAGGAAAACGGCGGTAGCTTAATCATGATTGCCAAAGGAAACCGCACACAGCAGGTAACAGATGCTTGTAAGAAATACGGCGGATTCTACTTAGGTTCCATCGGTGGTCCGGCAGCTATTTTAGCTCAACAAAATATCAAAAAAGTGGAATGCCTTGAATATCCCGAATTAGGCATGGAAGCTATCTGGAAAATTGAAGTGGAAAATTTCCCTGCATTTATTCTGGTAGACGACAAAGGAAACGATTTCTTCAAACAAATCAAACCAACTATGGTTTGCTAG
- a CDS encoding exodeoxyribonuclease III: MKIISYNVNGIRAALSKNFQEWLQAENPDVLCLQETKAQPDQVDTMLFAEMGYTSYLHSAEKKGYSGVAILSKQAPDRVVVGMNNPVFDAEGRVIRADFGDLSIVCVYIPSGSSGDERQAFKMQFLAAFGPFILELRKTRPNLVVCGDYNICHKPIDINHPERQNGVSGFLPEERAWLDQFELDGMVDSFRVFDKSAEKYSWWSYRGGARFRNVGWRIDYHWVTESLHTRLKSAAILTDAVHSDHCPVAVELN, translated from the coding sequence ATGAAAATTATTTCTTATAATGTAAATGGAATTCGGGCTGCTCTGAGTAAAAATTTCCAAGAATGGCTTCAGGCTGAAAATCCGGATGTGCTCTGTCTTCAGGAAACCAAAGCTCAACCTGATCAGGTAGACACGATGCTCTTTGCCGAAATGGGATATACATCTTACCTTCATTCGGCTGAGAAAAAAGGATACAGTGGCGTAGCCATACTGAGTAAACAAGCTCCTGACAGAGTCGTTGTAGGGATGAACAATCCGGTTTTTGATGCCGAAGGGCGTGTAATCCGAGCCGATTTTGGGGATTTGTCCATAGTCTGTGTGTATATTCCTTCAGGATCATCAGGCGATGAGCGACAGGCTTTCAAGATGCAGTTTCTAGCTGCATTCGGACCCTTTATTTTGGAATTACGCAAAACCAGACCTAATCTGGTAGTCTGTGGCGATTATAATATATGTCACAAACCGATTGACATCAATCATCCTGAACGTCAGAATGGCGTTTCGGGATTTTTACCCGAAGAACGCGCCTGGCTGGATCAGTTTGAGCTTGATGGTATGGTGGATTCTTTCAGAGTATTTGATAAAAGTGCCGAGAAATATAGTTGGTGGAGCTATCGAGGAGGCGCTCGCTTCCGTAATGTGGGGTGGAGAATTGATTATCATTGGGTAACAGAATCGCTACACACTAGATTAAAATCGGCAGCTATTCTTACAGATGCCGTGCATTCGGATCATTGTCCGGTGGCGGTAGAATTAAATTAA
- a CDS encoding MlaE family ABC transporter permease, translated as MSLLNNTGKYVLLMKRVFAKPDRWKMFFRQFPKELEKLGLQSLPIVAIISIFIGFIMTMQTKLNTANPLLPVYTTGLVTRDTLLLEFSSTILCLILAGKVGSNIASEIGTMRITEQIDALEIMGVNSANYLILPKIAAFIIMMPFLVVFSMALGIFGGYFVGVLTSIMTTGDYLTGIQYAFVPFYVFYSLIKSMIFAFIISSVAAYYGYYAYGGALDVGKASTNAVVNGSVLILFFNILITKIMLN; from the coding sequence ATGAGTTTATTAAACAATACGGGAAAGTATGTTTTATTAATGAAGCGGGTTTTTGCAAAACCTGATCGTTGGAAAATGTTTTTCCGGCAATTTCCAAAAGAGTTAGAAAAACTGGGTTTGCAGTCGCTGCCTATTGTAGCTATTATATCCATTTTCATTGGGTTTATTATGACTATGCAAACAAAACTGAACACCGCTAATCCACTTCTACCGGTTTATACTACCGGATTGGTAACACGCGATACACTTTTACTGGAATTTTCGTCTACCATTTTATGCCTTATTCTTGCCGGAAAAGTGGGATCTAATATTGCCTCTGAAATTGGCACAATGCGCATTACTGAGCAAATTGATGCGTTGGAAATCATGGGCGTTAATTCTGCCAATTATTTGATTTTGCCTAAAATAGCAGCCTTTATCATTATGATGCCTTTTTTGGTTGTTTTTAGCATGGCATTAGGCATATTTGGAGGATATTTCGTTGGAGTTCTTACCAGCATTATGACGACGGGGGATTATTTGACCGGAATACAGTATGCTTTTGTCCCATTTTATGTTTTTTACTCCTTGATAAAGTCAATGATTTTTGCATTTATCATTTCGTCGGTAGCAGCCTATTATGGATATTATGCTTATGGAGGTGCTCTTGATGTGGGAAAGGCCAGTACAAACGCGGTTGTAAACGGAAGTGTTTTGATTCTGTTTTTCAATATTCTTATCACCAAAATTATGCTTAATTAG
- a CDS encoding foldase protein PrsA → MKSSVIAFLTFWALSVGSFAQTSDPVLMTINGKPVSKSEFEYIYNKNNTNNSLDKKTLDEYVELFINFKLKVEEAKKQGIDTTEAFISELSGYRSQLTRPYLTDPKVDEILLREAYERSKEDVDVSHILIRIPQNALPADTLKAWNEINTIWRRLEHENFSRVAKEISQDESAEKNSGRLGWISVFRTVYPFESAAYNTPVGSYSKPIRTAFGYHIVKVHARRKTLGDVLVSHIMILTNKGDDFLNKRAKTTIDSLYRRLIAGEDFGALARKYSQDKTTSSKNGELPWFGSGRMVPEFEKAAFALKNVGEISKPIQTNGGWHILKLLDKKGIASFDELKADLERKVKRDDRSKSGQQVFLAKLRNEYNYKLIPASLNEFYKLAASKKLTDSTFIVEATKLNKPIFSFASKNYSQVDFAKFLKENPVSEKSSPKEIIDEKLDEYVDQELLDYEDSQLENKYEDFRLLMQEYHDGILLFEVSNREVWDKASRDTKGLTKYFNSHKADYKWEKPHFKGYVVLCKDKETLSEAKQIIKKSPKDSIEKFLRARLNEPIQRAKIEKGLFVQGENKVVDDQIFKSNDKYIPTAEYPYFYVSGKLLKTKPEDFSDVRGLVTADYQEYLDKAWIKALREKYEVVVDQNVLKTVKKN, encoded by the coding sequence ATGAAATCATCTGTAATTGCTTTTTTGACTTTTTGGGCCTTATCAGTTGGTTCTTTTGCTCAAACTTCTGACCCCGTTTTAATGACTATCAACGGGAAACCTGTATCGAAATCGGAATTTGAATATATATACAATAAAAACAATACCAATAATTCATTAGATAAGAAAACTCTCGATGAATATGTCGAATTGTTTATTAATTTCAAACTGAAGGTTGAAGAAGCGAAAAAGCAGGGGATAGATACCACCGAAGCATTTATCTCCGAATTATCCGGCTATCGCTCACAACTTACCAGACCCTATCTGACTGATCCGAAGGTCGATGAAATTTTACTGCGTGAGGCTTACGAACGCTCCAAAGAGGACGTAGATGTAAGCCATATTCTGATTCGGATACCTCAAAATGCATTACCAGCCGATACGCTCAAAGCCTGGAACGAAATAAATACGATCTGGAGAAGGTTGGAGCATGAAAATTTTTCCAGGGTGGCAAAAGAAATATCTCAGGATGAATCCGCCGAAAAAAACAGCGGTCGTTTAGGTTGGATCTCAGTTTTCCGAACAGTTTATCCCTTCGAGTCCGCAGCTTATAATACCCCTGTTGGTTCATATTCGAAGCCAATCCGTACAGCCTTTGGTTACCATATTGTGAAAGTACATGCCCGCCGTAAAACCCTGGGCGATGTTCTGGTGTCGCATATAATGATTCTTACCAACAAGGGCGATGATTTCCTCAATAAAAGAGCTAAAACAACGATTGACTCGCTTTATCGCCGCCTGATTGCAGGCGAGGATTTTGGAGCATTAGCCAGAAAGTATTCTCAGGATAAAACAACGTCATCGAAGAACGGAGAACTTCCATGGTTTGGCTCAGGGCGCATGGTTCCCGAGTTTGAAAAAGCAGCATTTGCCCTGAAAAATGTTGGCGAAATTTCAAAACCAATCCAAACAAATGGCGGATGGCATATATTGAAGTTGCTCGATAAAAAAGGGATCGCTTCGTTCGACGAATTGAAAGCAGACCTGGAACGAAAGGTAAAACGTGATGATCGGTCAAAGAGCGGGCAACAGGTTTTTCTGGCAAAACTGCGCAACGAGTATAATTATAAACTAATTCCCGCCAGTCTGAATGAATTTTATAAATTGGCGGCTTCAAAGAAACTGACTGATTCAACTTTCATTGTTGAAGCAACAAAGCTGAATAAACCAATATTTAGTTTTGCATCTAAAAACTACTCTCAAGTCGATTTTGCAAAATTCCTGAAAGAAAATCCGGTATCAGAGAAAAGTTCACCGAAAGAGATTATTGACGAAAAATTGGATGAGTATGTGGATCAGGAATTACTTGACTACGAAGATAGTCAACTGGAAAATAAGTATGAAGATTTCCGACTTCTCATGCAAGAGTATCACGATGGTATATTGCTTTTCGAAGTGAGCAACAGGGAGGTTTGGGATAAAGCTTCGCGCGATACAAAGGGGCTGACAAAGTATTTCAACAGTCATAAGGCGGATTACAAATGGGAAAAGCCACATTTTAAAGGCTATGTTGTTCTTTGCAAAGACAAAGAAACGCTATCAGAAGCCAAACAGATCATAAAGAAATCGCCCAAAGATTCGATAGAAAAATTCCTGAGAGCACGCCTGAACGAACCTATACAGCGAGCAAAAATAGAAAAGGGACTTTTTGTACAGGGTGAGAACAAGGTTGTAGATGACCAGATATTCAAATCCAACGATAAATACATTCCAACTGCCGAATATCCCTACTTTTATGTTAGTGGTAAGTTGCTTAAAACAAAGCCGGAAGATTTCTCGGATGTGCGTGGACTAGTGACTGCCGACTATCAGGAATATCTTGATAAAGCATGGATAAAAGCTCTTCGGGAAAAATATGAAGTGGTAGTTGACCAAAATGTTTTGAAAACGGTTAAGAAAAACTAA
- a CDS encoding TonB-dependent receptor produces MRKFFILFSLISLVTFQAVRSQEKADSVNLSDVEVNATRNKLYSEMGRVLTFIDRTEIKRSAVQSIDQLLDYVAGIDIRQRGTNSTQADISVRGGSFDQVLVLLNGVNITDPQTGHFNLDIPLNLSDVSRVEILQGSSARVLGSNAFSGAINIITESNEPNSLRAELTGGSFNTFGQSVTNTSGNERLHTLVSVSHQSSDGYTRNTDYDFVNAFVQSVLNTNSAGKFDLQVAAQQKAFGANGFYGLAYPNQYERSKTFLTALNWSITRNKLTYSAQAYWRRHNDRFELDYNKPAGWNYHQTDVTGAKFTVDALTSLGKTTLGAELRNEHILSNKLGEARDSLKVPFEESGYFTKETNRLNSSAFLNHAVTVGKFYASAGVSETYTSKYGLNGAGGADIAYRFSDKYRVFASFNSAVRLPTFTDIYYVYPNVQVADPNIKPEHSQTFEVGTKMNESNWKLQATAYYRLGQNVIDWILVPGETVWRNKNLTNVNAMGADVNAEYIFQDFIIRKIGIAYSYLTMNKDASTFDSKYALDYLRNKAVVSLDHKIAGKLSASWKFSYLDRAGSYTDVNKQLQSFSAYSLLDCRLLWNGKGFDVFADVNNIFDKAYADYGGLNQPGRNFNAGVRLKL; encoded by the coding sequence ATGAGGAAATTTTTCATTCTTTTTTCGTTGATTAGTTTAGTTACATTTCAAGCCGTTCGAAGTCAGGAGAAGGCTGACTCGGTAAATCTTTCCGATGTTGAGGTAAACGCCACCCGCAATAAACTTTACTCCGAAATGGGACGAGTACTGACTTTTATTGACCGAACTGAAATAAAACGTTCGGCAGTTCAAAGCATCGATCAGTTGTTGGATTATGTTGCCGGAATTGACATACGCCAGCGCGGGACAAACAGTACGCAAGCAGATATTTCGGTGCGCGGTGGTTCGTTCGATCAGGTGTTGGTGCTTCTGAACGGTGTAAACATTACCGATCCGCAAACCGGACATTTCAACCTGGATATTCCGTTGAATTTGTCGGATGTGAGCCGCGTGGAAATTCTACAAGGATCGTCGGCGCGCGTGTTAGGATCAAACGCGTTTAGTGGAGCAATAAACATAATAACAGAAAGTAACGAGCCGAATTCGCTGAGAGCCGAACTGACAGGCGGTAGCTTCAATACCTTCGGTCAATCGGTAACCAATACCAGCGGAAATGAGCGGTTACACACACTCGTTTCGGTGTCGCACCAAAGCAGCGATGGATATACCAGAAACACCGATTATGATTTTGTCAATGCTTTTGTTCAATCCGTTTTAAATACTAACTCTGCCGGAAAATTCGACCTGCAAGTGGCGGCACAGCAAAAAGCCTTCGGGGCAAATGGTTTTTACGGGCTGGCATACCCGAATCAATACGAACGCTCTAAAACGTTTTTAACCGCATTGAATTGGTCCATTACTCGCAACAAACTGACTTATTCCGCTCAGGCTTACTGGCGTCGTCATAACGACCGGTTTGAGCTGGATTACAACAAACCTGCAGGTTGGAATTATCATCAAACGGACGTGACAGGAGCTAAGTTTACGGTTGATGCACTTACATCTTTAGGTAAAACTACTTTGGGTGCCGAGTTACGCAACGAACATATCCTCAGCAATAAACTGGGTGAAGCACGCGATTCGCTTAAAGTGCCTTTCGAAGAGAGTGGCTATTTTACGAAAGAAACAAATCGTTTGAACTCTTCTGCATTTTTGAATCATGCAGTTACAGTTGGGAAGTTCTATGCTTCAGCAGGCGTATCGGAAACATATACTTCGAAATATGGTCTGAACGGAGCCGGTGGAGCAGATATTGCTTACCGATTCAGCGACAAGTACCGTGTATTTGCGTCATTCAATTCGGCTGTCAGATTACCTACATTTACCGATATTTATTATGTTTATCCGAATGTTCAGGTTGCAGACCCCAACATTAAACCGGAGCACTCACAGACTTTTGAAGTGGGAACCAAAATGAATGAATCGAACTGGAAGTTGCAGGCCACGGCTTATTATCGATTGGGACAAAATGTGATTGACTGGATATTAGTGCCGGGCGAAACCGTTTGGAGAAATAAAAATCTGACCAACGTGAATGCAATGGGCGCCGATGTGAACGCTGAATATATTTTTCAGGACTTTATTATTCGCAAAATAGGAATTGCTTATTCGTACCTCACAATGAATAAAGATGCCAGCACTTTCGACTCGAAATATGCGCTGGACTATCTGAGAAACAAGGCGGTGGTTTCACTTGACCATAAAATAGCGGGTAAACTTTCGGCTTCGTGGAAGTTTTCTTACCTCGATCGGGCAGGAAGCTATACCGACGTAAATAAACAATTGCAAAGCTTTAGTGCATATTCGTTGCTGGATTGTCGATTGCTGTGGAACGGAAAAGGATTTGATGTATTTGCCGATGTAAATAACATCTTTGATAAAGCCTATGCCGATTATGGTGGGTTGAATCAGCCGGGACGGAATTTTAATGCTGGGGTGAGATTGAAATTGTAA
- a CDS encoding DUF6242 domain-containing protein, protein MKFTFFRLILFSFIIGIFSSCLGSSSDTIAVSSSPDFSSLVFKPKTSNKYLSTAIFTLSEYDAASKDSIIVNLDSLPYNTNIDSVNPTFTFKSSAAIRLYYLPGNKYKRDSVWLTGKDTIDFRQPVTVKNFASDGKTYKKYIVKTNVHQVNPEAYLWSKVSDNLGQADFKSQKAITLNDTLFYYQNDGTNGFLNVSSDGQTWTPKTVTGLPVNTPLNDMTLFKGQVFVSKDGFNLYSSSNGINWVKKSLTEFSFKSLLFVFNEQLWAVVQASDASYHFANSTDGVIWTMRGTIPNNFPVNDFASVSFKSPTGKERVLVTNGYSANGSIEYSRWTTEDVTGVNWLDFDTENGTLEDLVVGGSIISYDNKLLAFGLKSDGTSLYKISKDEGLSWQVPDTTLNLLPSAYRANPRNYQSVVVFKPKTYDKINSATLKEEITKSNKIFIFGGKFNSTTYSDVWTGKLNKKSFLRQ, encoded by the coding sequence ATGAAATTTACTTTTTTCAGGTTAATTCTCTTTTCTTTTATTATCGGGATTTTCAGTTCGTGTCTGGGATCAAGTAGTGATACAATCGCTGTCTCTTCCAGTCCTGATTTCTCATCACTTGTATTTAAGCCGAAAACCTCAAATAAATATTTGAGCACTGCTATTTTTACTTTAAGTGAGTATGATGCTGCATCAAAGGATTCGATCATTGTTAATCTCGATTCATTACCATACAACACTAATATCGACAGCGTTAATCCTACTTTTACTTTCAAAAGTTCTGCTGCCATTAGACTTTATTACCTTCCGGGCAATAAATATAAAAGAGACTCAGTTTGGTTAACCGGAAAGGATACTATTGACTTTAGGCAACCCGTAACTGTAAAGAACTTTGCCTCTGACGGAAAAACTTACAAAAAATATATCGTCAAAACAAACGTGCACCAGGTAAATCCTGAAGCTTACTTGTGGAGCAAAGTATCGGATAATTTGGGTCAGGCAGATTTTAAAAGCCAAAAAGCGATTACCCTAAACGATACTCTTTTTTACTATCAAAATGACGGGACGAATGGCTTCCTCAATGTTTCATCGGATGGTCAAACCTGGACACCAAAGACAGTAACGGGATTACCTGTTAACACTCCTCTGAATGATATGACTCTGTTCAAGGGACAGGTATTTGTAAGCAAGGATGGATTTAATTTATATTCTTCGTCTAATGGAATTAATTGGGTCAAGAAGTCATTGACAGAATTTTCATTCAAGTCTTTACTTTTTGTTTTCAATGAACAATTGTGGGCTGTAGTTCAGGCAAGTGATGCAAGTTACCATTTTGCAAATTCAACCGATGGAGTTATATGGACTATGAGAGGCACTATTCCTAACAATTTCCCTGTAAATGATTTTGCATCCGTTTCTTTTAAATCTCCAACCGGAAAAGAACGAGTATTGGTTACAAATGGCTATTCTGCTAATGGATCAATTGAATATAGCCGTTGGACAACCGAAGACGTAACCGGAGTTAACTGGCTGGATTTTGATACTGAAAATGGAACCCTAGAAGATTTGGTAGTTGGTGGATCAATAATTTCATACGACAATAAATTATTAGCATTCGGACTGAAATCTGATGGCACAAGCTTATATAAGATATCTAAAGACGAAGGATTGAGCTGGCAAGTGCCCGATACAACGCTTAATCTTCTTCCTTCAGCTTATCGGGCTAATCCGCGCAACTATCAGTCCGTTGTAGTATTCAAACCTAAAACGTACGACAAGATTAATTCTGCTACGCTTAAAGAAGAGATAACCAAGTCGAATAAAATATTCATTTTTGGAGGAAAATTTAATTCTACTACATATTCTGACGTTTGGACAGGTAAACTTAACAAAAAAAGTTTCCTAAGACAATAA